In Micromonospora sp. WMMD980, the following are encoded in one genomic region:
- a CDS encoding DUF6745 domain-containing protein translates to MVVSRLRGALSAGVAHPDPELSPVRAGRTRQPWPELAPSHALDAGVPLAVVLRQGVRTALHRSLANGFYLPVRAALAGDGPLPVCWYGQQDASWIAYYDVLRRLGLAGYRPDDADHLGIWVDLARSCGWWWPGEDVCVVVERPREIHVEPVTGTAHDRVRLRPRGVRYRDGWQPRLSG, encoded by the coding sequence ATGGTCGTCTCCCGGCTGCGCGGCGCGCTAAGCGCGGGCGTCGCCCACCCCGATCCCGAGCTGTCACCCGTACGCGCGGGCAGAACCCGGCAGCCGTGGCCCGAACTGGCGCCGTCGCACGCCCTCGACGCCGGCGTGCCGCTCGCCGTCGTGCTGCGCCAGGGGGTACGCACGGCGCTGCACCGGAGCCTCGCGAACGGCTTCTACCTGCCGGTGCGGGCGGCGCTGGCCGGCGACGGCCCGCTCCCGGTCTGCTGGTACGGCCAGCAGGACGCGTCCTGGATCGCCTACTACGACGTGCTACGCCGGCTCGGCCTCGCCGGTTACCGGCCGGACGACGCCGACCACCTGGGCATCTGGGTCGACCTGGCCCGTTCCTGCGGCTGGTGGTGGCCCGGCGAGGATGTCTGCGTCGTGGTGGAGCGGCCCCGGGAGATCCACGTCGAACCGGTCACCGGGACCGCGCACGACCGGGTCCGGCTGCGACCGCGGGGCGTGCGCTACCGCGACGGCTGGCAACCACGCCTGAGCGGGTGA
- a CDS encoding phage holin family protein, with product MAPDPSARVDEDRAVPAANLSTSDLISRATEQLSTLVRDELALARAELIAKGRHAGLGGGLFGGAAVLGLYGLALLVVLAVVVLDLAWPLWLAVLTVMVVVLVSAGVLALLGRRQLRATTPLAPQEAVSGVTADVDAVKTAFREGRSHE from the coding sequence ATGGCACCGGATCCGTCGGCCCGGGTCGACGAGGATCGCGCCGTCCCGGCCGCGAACCTGTCGACGTCGGACCTGATCAGCCGCGCCACCGAGCAGTTGTCGACGCTCGTACGCGACGAACTGGCGCTGGCCAGGGCGGAGCTGATCGCCAAGGGCCGGCACGCCGGCCTCGGCGGGGGTCTGTTCGGCGGGGCTGCCGTCCTCGGCCTGTACGGGCTCGCCCTGCTCGTGGTCCTGGCGGTGGTGGTGCTGGACCTGGCCTGGCCGCTGTGGTTGGCCGTGCTGACCGTCATGGTCGTCGTGCTCGTCTCCGCCGGGGTGCTGGCCCTGCTCGGCCGACGGCAGTTGCGCGCGACGACACCGCTGGCGCCGCAGGAGGCGGTGTCCGGCGTGACCGCGGACGTGGACGCGGTGAAGACCGCGTTCCGGGAGGGGAGAAGCCATGAGTGA
- a CDS encoding SRPBCC family protein codes for MSTVTESVDVQVPIRTAYDQWTQFESFPQFMDGVESITQIDATHTRWVTKVAGVTREFDAEITEQHPDERVAWKSTGGEAKHAGVVTFHRLSDDETRVTIQLDWEPEGLVEKAGSAVGVDSRQVKADAKRFKAFVEDRGSATGAWRGDVDRPDAAS; via the coding sequence GTGAGCACCGTGACGGAGTCCGTCGACGTTCAGGTACCGATCCGCACCGCCTACGACCAGTGGACGCAGTTCGAGTCGTTCCCGCAGTTCATGGACGGTGTCGAGTCGATCACGCAGATCGACGCGACGCACACCCGCTGGGTGACCAAGGTGGCCGGGGTCACCCGGGAGTTCGACGCGGAGATCACCGAGCAGCACCCGGACGAGCGGGTGGCGTGGAAGAGCACGGGTGGTGAGGCGAAGCACGCCGGCGTGGTCACGTTCCACCGGCTCTCCGACGACGAGACCCGGGTGACCATCCAGCTCGACTGGGAGCCGGAGGGGCTGGTGGAGAAGGCCGGCAGCGCCGTGGGGGTGGACAGCCGGCAGGTGAAGGCCGACGCGAAGCGGTTCAAGGCGTTCGTCGAGGACCGGGGGAGTGCGACCGGAGCGTGGCGCGGCGACGTCGACCGCCCGGACGCCGCGTCCTGA
- a CDS encoding PPOX class F420-dependent oxidoreductase — translation MSKPPLPEPAVAMLRKPNPAVIATLRPDGQPVSAATWYLWEDGRILVNMDEGRRRLDHLRNDPRVTLTALDEQGWYTHLSIVGRVVELRDDTDLADIDRLSRHYTGRAYPRRERARVSALIEIDRWHGWGALKDNSQVG, via the coding sequence ATGTCGAAGCCGCCGCTGCCCGAGCCGGCCGTCGCCATGCTGCGCAAGCCGAACCCCGCCGTCATCGCCACGCTGCGGCCCGACGGACAGCCGGTCTCCGCCGCCACCTGGTACCTGTGGGAGGACGGCCGGATCCTGGTCAACATGGACGAGGGTCGCCGCCGCCTCGACCACCTGCGCAACGACCCCCGGGTCACCCTCACCGCCCTGGACGAGCAGGGGTGGTACACGCACCTGAGCATCGTCGGACGCGTCGTCGAGCTGCGTGACGACACCGACCTCGCCGACATCGACCGGCTGTCCCGGCACTACACCGGACGGGCGTACCCGCGACGGGAACGCGCCCGGGTCAGCGCGCTGATCGAGATCGACCGCTGGCACGGCTGGGGCGCGCTCAAGGACAACAGCCAGGTCGGCTGA
- a CDS encoding class I SAM-dependent methyltransferase — MTSRGTPAGYFDDMYARAEDPWSFETRWYEQRKHDLTVACLPRRRYRSAFEPGCSTGMLTSRLARRCDRLLAVDIAAAAVTSARRRLTDQAHVRVERMRVPHEWPAADRRFDLVVLSELGYYLDDAGLDLLIARTVDSLEPGGTLVAVHWRPVVAEHARGGDDVHRRLGATDGLARTARHEESDFLLDVFLRVPPAATSVAQAEGLR; from the coding sequence ATGACCTCACGCGGCACCCCGGCCGGCTACTTCGACGACATGTACGCGCGGGCCGAGGACCCGTGGAGCTTCGAGACCCGCTGGTACGAGCAACGCAAGCACGACCTCACCGTGGCATGCCTGCCGCGTCGGCGTTACCGGTCGGCGTTCGAGCCGGGCTGCTCGACGGGCATGCTCACCTCCCGGCTCGCGCGGCGGTGCGACCGGCTGCTGGCGGTCGACATCGCCGCCGCGGCGGTGACGAGCGCCCGGCGGCGGCTCACCGACCAGGCGCACGTGCGGGTGGAACGGATGCGCGTCCCCCACGAGTGGCCGGCGGCGGACCGGCGCTTCGACCTGGTCGTGCTCTCGGAACTCGGTTACTACCTCGACGACGCCGGCCTGGACCTGCTGATCGCCCGGACGGTGGACTCGCTCGAACCGGGCGGCACGCTCGTCGCGGTGCACTGGCGGCCGGTGGTGGCCGAGCACGCCCGGGGCGGCGACGACGTGCACCGGCGGCTCGGCGCCACCGACGGGCTGGCGCGCACGGCCCGGCACGAGGAGTCGGACTTCCTCCTCGACGTCTTCCTCCGGGTGCCGCCCGCGGCCACCTCCGTGGCGCAGGCCGAGGGCCTGCGGTGA
- a CDS encoding DUF1996 domain-containing protein, whose amino-acid sequence MSRRYRNRRSRGATPTRLALVAVVLAATGALTATFVSSGGKGTTDAATSLSDYVAIERIRPNVVAPRTGPMASTGRFTVDCGTNRIGKFSPDNPVAQPGVRNGAEHVHDFVGNLAITADSSDAVLAASGTTCVNGDRSSYFWPVVRIDRSVRAGARDVRRALAATPGAVVCPTVGDRLPAVPVSARAAVDRRLAEFDRLEAAADRRVRGTRGADIRVNNDVLNWLRVRRAATLTAIGDTIRAAGGRAPTGLVALADCDVSYDGIHTRLHTAHTTAASAATPQVTCPSVRDRLPGVPRPALAEVDRGLADLDRQIAEANQRLVTSRGAGDAGFVENAVLGPLRAKRTALLKRIADAVGRSGARTEGLDALAPCTVDRRSGQPATPPTTGASPLPEPQGPNLELPNNTGRILRPEAVVIEYRGNAVGKVVPMPRFLRELTGDAKPTSRGPANARATWTCSGFGDRLSDKYPICPAGSRVQRVQDFPGCWDGRNTDSANHRDHVAFADRSTGACPQGFTAIPQVRITISYDIPRGVQRSGRYALDSFPEENHNPFSDHNDFVNVNSTRTMERIAACLNGGRNCR is encoded by the coding sequence ATGAGCAGGCGCTACCGGAACCGACGGTCACGTGGTGCGACACCTACCCGGCTGGCCCTGGTGGCGGTGGTGCTCGCCGCGACCGGCGCGCTCACCGCCACCTTCGTCTCCAGCGGCGGCAAGGGCACGACGGACGCGGCCACCAGCCTGTCGGACTACGTGGCGATCGAGCGGATCCGGCCGAACGTGGTCGCGCCCCGGACCGGGCCGATGGCGTCGACCGGCCGGTTCACCGTCGACTGCGGGACCAATCGCATCGGCAAGTTCAGCCCGGACAATCCGGTGGCGCAACCCGGCGTACGCAACGGCGCCGAGCACGTGCACGACTTCGTCGGCAATCTCGCCATCACCGCGGACTCCTCCGACGCGGTCCTCGCCGCCTCGGGAACCACCTGCGTCAACGGTGACAGGTCCTCGTACTTCTGGCCGGTGGTCCGGATCGACCGTTCCGTGCGCGCCGGCGCCCGCGACGTCCGACGGGCATTGGCCGCCACCCCGGGCGCCGTGGTCTGCCCCACGGTGGGCGACCGCCTGCCCGCCGTACCCGTGTCGGCGAGAGCGGCGGTCGACCGCCGGCTCGCCGAGTTCGACCGGCTCGAAGCCGCCGCGGACCGACGGGTCCGCGGCACCCGCGGCGCGGACATCCGCGTCAACAACGACGTGCTGAACTGGCTTCGCGTCCGTCGCGCGGCCACGCTCACCGCCATCGGGGACACGATCCGCGCCGCCGGCGGGCGCGCCCCGACCGGCCTGGTCGCACTGGCCGACTGCGACGTCAGCTACGACGGCATCCACACCAGGCTGCACACCGCGCACACCACCGCCGCGAGCGCGGCGACCCCGCAGGTGACCTGCCCGTCGGTGCGGGACCGGCTGCCGGGTGTGCCGCGGCCGGCCCTGGCGGAGGTCGACCGCGGGCTCGCCGACCTGGACCGGCAGATCGCCGAGGCCAACCAACGCCTGGTCACCAGCCGCGGTGCGGGCGACGCCGGATTCGTGGAGAACGCCGTCCTCGGCCCGCTGAGGGCGAAGCGAACCGCGTTGCTCAAGCGGATCGCCGACGCGGTCGGCCGGAGCGGCGCCCGAACGGAGGGCCTCGACGCGCTCGCCCCGTGCACCGTCGACCGGCGCAGTGGCCAGCCGGCCACCCCGCCGACCACCGGCGCGAGCCCGCTGCCCGAACCGCAGGGACCGAACCTGGAACTGCCGAACAACACCGGGCGGATCCTCCGACCGGAGGCGGTCGTCATCGAGTACCGCGGCAACGCGGTCGGCAAGGTCGTCCCCATGCCCCGGTTCCTGCGCGAACTGACCGGCGACGCCAAGCCCACCAGCCGCGGCCCGGCCAACGCCCGCGCCACCTGGACCTGTTCCGGGTTCGGTGACCGGCTCTCCGACAAGTATCCGATCTGCCCCGCCGGCAGCCGGGTCCAACGCGTCCAGGACTTCCCCGGCTGCTGGGACGGCCGGAACACCGACAGCGCCAACCATCGCGACCACGTCGCCTTCGCCGACCGGAGCACCGGGGCCTGCCCGCAGGGGTTCACCGCGATCCCGCAGGTGCGCATCACCATCTCCTACGACATCCCGCGTGGCGTGCAGCGCAGCGGACGGTACGCCCTCGACTCCTTTCCCGAGGAGAACCACAACCCGTTCTCCGACCACAACGACTTCGTCAACGTCAACTCCACCAGGACCATGGAGCGCATCGCGGCCTGCCTCAACGGCGGAAGGAACTGTCGCTGA
- a CDS encoding DUF3618 domain-containing protein, which yields MSESTPSDPQRLRAEIAQTRAALGDTVEALAAKTDVKARAKVAAEEAGAQARATVNAAVARAGEVAGSVTGRLASTSESIESSLREHDLPARARRPLPLAAIGAAAVLAVVLVVLARRRRA from the coding sequence ATGAGTGAGAGCACGCCGTCGGACCCGCAGCGGTTGCGGGCGGAGATCGCGCAGACCCGCGCCGCACTCGGCGACACCGTCGAGGCGCTCGCGGCCAAGACGGACGTCAAGGCGCGCGCGAAGGTCGCCGCCGAGGAAGCCGGCGCGCAGGCCAGGGCGACGGTGAACGCCGCAGTGGCGCGCGCCGGGGAGGTCGCCGGCTCGGTCACCGGCCGGCTCGCGTCGACGTCGGAGTCGATCGAGTCGTCCCTGCGCGAGCACGACCTGCCGGCGAGGGCGCGCCGCCCGCTGCCGCTCGCCGCGATCGGCGCGGCCGCCGTGCTGGCCGTGGTGCTCGTCGTCCTGGCGCGACGACGGCGGGCGTGA
- the zwf gene encoding glucose-6-phosphate dehydrogenase: MDHAAQLIQERSAPPATLVIFGASGDLTRRKLLPAVESLARHERLPDQFALVGVARTPMTDEQFAESALGGRALAGKRQLRGGVRYVAGGYDDPETYKRLVETLDELDAQRGTSGNRLFYLSTPAGAFEPAINGLAGVGLNQPREGSFARLVIEKPYGRDLVTARELDGVVHSAFDEHQVFRIDHYLGKDTVQNVLALRFANSIFQPIWDRSWVDHVQITVAETLGVGSRGGFYEDAGAMRDIVQNHVLQVLALALMEPPASFEAEGLRNEKVKLLQAIRLPTDRDIAEAAVRGQYTRGGTREELMAGYREEAGVDPLSRTETYAAMRLNVDNWRWAGVPFYVRTGKRLPARLTEVALQFQRPPHLPIPTDQLTGLEADALILRIQPNEGISLRFGAKVPGHSFRVRTATMEFSYDQTFVEESPEAYERLLLDALIGDASLFIRSDEVQQCWRIVDPIIEYWEKDNSPIPTYEAASWGPTDADRLIGRHGRRWRNSA, translated from the coding sequence ATGGACCACGCAGCTCAGCTCATCCAGGAGCGGAGTGCCCCGCCGGCCACGCTGGTGATCTTCGGCGCGTCCGGTGACCTGACCCGGCGTAAGCTGCTGCCCGCCGTCGAGAGCCTGGCCCGGCACGAGCGTCTTCCGGACCAGTTCGCGCTGGTCGGCGTCGCGCGTACGCCGATGACCGACGAGCAGTTCGCGGAGAGCGCCCTGGGCGGGCGTGCCCTCGCCGGCAAGCGCCAGCTCCGGGGCGGTGTCCGGTACGTGGCCGGCGGCTACGACGACCCGGAGACCTACAAGCGGCTCGTGGAGACGCTCGACGAGTTGGACGCGCAGCGGGGCACGTCCGGCAACCGGCTCTTCTACCTGTCGACCCCGGCCGGAGCCTTCGAGCCGGCGATCAACGGGCTGGCCGGTGTCGGGCTCAACCAGCCGCGCGAGGGCTCCTTCGCGCGGCTGGTCATCGAGAAGCCGTACGGGCGCGACCTGGTCACCGCCCGCGAGCTGGACGGTGTGGTGCACAGCGCGTTCGACGAGCACCAGGTCTTCCGGATCGACCACTATCTGGGTAAGGACACCGTCCAGAACGTGCTGGCGCTGCGGTTCGCGAACTCGATCTTCCAGCCGATCTGGGACCGCTCCTGGGTCGACCACGTGCAGATCACCGTCGCGGAGACGCTCGGTGTCGGTTCCCGCGGCGGCTTCTACGAGGATGCCGGCGCGATGCGGGACATCGTGCAGAACCACGTGCTCCAGGTCCTCGCGCTGGCCCTGATGGAGCCGCCGGCCTCGTTCGAGGCGGAGGGTCTGCGCAACGAGAAGGTGAAGCTGTTGCAGGCGATCCGGCTGCCGACCGACCGGGACATCGCCGAGGCGGCGGTCCGTGGTCAGTACACCCGGGGCGGCACCCGCGAGGAGCTGATGGCCGGCTACCGGGAGGAAGCCGGCGTCGACCCGCTGTCGCGGACCGAGACCTACGCGGCGATGCGGCTCAACGTGGACAACTGGCGGTGGGCCGGGGTGCCGTTCTACGTGCGCACCGGCAAGCGTCTGCCGGCCCGGCTCACCGAGGTGGCGTTGCAGTTCCAGCGGCCGCCGCACCTGCCGATCCCGACCGACCAGCTCACCGGCCTCGAGGCCGACGCGCTGATCCTGCGGATCCAACCCAACGAGGGCATCTCGCTGCGCTTCGGCGCCAAGGTGCCTGGTCACTCCTTCCGGGTCCGCACGGCGACCATGGAGTTCTCGTACGACCAGACGTTCGTCGAGGAGTCGCCGGAGGCGTACGAGCGGCTGCTGCTGGACGCGTTGATCGGTGACGCGTCGCTCTTCATCCGCAGCGACGAGGTGCAGCAGTGCTGGCGGATCGTCGACCCGATCATCGAGTACTGGGAGAAGGACAACTCGCCGATCCCCACCTACGAGGCCGCCTCCTGGGGCCCGACCGACGCGGACCGGCTCATCGGCCGGCACGGGCGCAGGTGGCGCAACTCGGCGTAG
- a CDS encoding PIG-L family deacetylase, with protein sequence MVRPIVGAGTAEETWRAWPAPAGWRVLDPRDAARAVPPLVVAPHPDDEVLGVGGLVAMLAGAEIAVVTDGEASHPGSTVHTPAELAGIRRAETVTACGRLGVAPSGITHLGHPDGGIDETALTDTLTARLAPGRWCVTTWHGDGHPDHEAVGRAAAVACRRTGATLLEFPVWTWHWAEPDDPGVPWHRARRIDLTEAARSAKRDAIDAFRSQILPLGPAPADAAILPPHVLARFARPYETVFVP encoded by the coding sequence ATGGTGAGACCCATCGTCGGCGCGGGCACCGCCGAGGAGACGTGGCGCGCGTGGCCGGCGCCGGCCGGCTGGCGCGTACTCGATCCGCGGGACGCGGCGCGGGCGGTGCCGCCGCTGGTCGTCGCCCCGCATCCCGACGACGAGGTTCTCGGCGTCGGCGGCCTGGTCGCCATGCTCGCCGGCGCGGAGATCGCGGTGGTCACCGACGGCGAGGCCTCGCACCCCGGATCGACCGTGCACACCCCCGCGGAGCTGGCCGGGATCCGGCGGGCCGAGACCGTCACGGCGTGCGGGCGGCTCGGCGTCGCCCCCTCGGGCATCACGCACCTCGGGCATCCCGACGGCGGGATCGACGAGACGGCGCTCACCGACACCCTGACCGCCCGGCTGGCGCCCGGCCGGTGGTGCGTCACGACCTGGCACGGCGACGGCCACCCGGACCACGAGGCGGTCGGACGGGCCGCGGCGGTCGCCTGCCGGCGCACCGGCGCGACACTCCTGGAGTTTCCCGTCTGGACGTGGCACTGGGCCGAACCGGACGATCCCGGGGTGCCGTGGCACCGCGCGCGTCGGATCGACCTGACCGAGGCCGCCAGGTCGGCCAAGCGGGACGCGATCGACGCCTTCCGCAGCCAGATCCTGCCGCTCGGCCCGGCGCCGGCCGACGCCGCGATCCTTCCCCCGCACGTCCTCGCACGCTTCGCGCGTCCCTACGAAACGGTGTTCGTGCCATGA
- a CDS encoding cellulase family glycosylhydrolase gives MRATLRKVQFAFLAGILALAGSATLVANSASADGIRQLNATQLVADMGAGWNLGNALEANANGIPSETAWGNPVVTPALIDRVKAAGFRTIRIPVSYLGNIGAAPNYTINSAWLNRIQEIVDYAYSRGLYVLVNMHGDGYKTITGSWLICDSSNQTAIRDKYQKVWQQIATRFQSYSERLILESMNEEFDGQWGNPTQPCYSNINAYNQIFVDTVRRSGGNNTSRWLLIPGWNTNIDYTVGNYGFALPTDQYRASTVPANEQRLMISVHYYDPWDFAGEENGTITQWGPAATTPSRKSTWGQQDFMDAQLKKMRDTFVARGYPVFVGEYGSVDKTSADPTNNRYRADYARTLVSTARKYGAATAYWDNGYNGAYGFGLFNRGSTTVTQQGVIDAIMSGVGGAPTTPPTTTPPPTTTPPTTTPPTTTPPTTPPPSGGGACSASYTLTGQWQGGFQAEVKVTAGASAINGWTVTWTFADGQQVTQAWNATVTASGSAVTARNVSYNGAIGAGGSATFGFLGSSGGANRVPSLSCAAG, from the coding sequence GTGAGAGCAACCCTGCGGAAGGTGCAGTTCGCCTTCCTTGCCGGCATATTGGCGCTGGCCGGATCGGCGACACTGGTGGCGAATTCCGCGTCGGCCGACGGCATCAGGCAGTTGAACGCCACGCAGCTCGTCGCGGACATGGGCGCGGGCTGGAACCTGGGGAACGCGTTGGAGGCCAACGCCAACGGCATCCCCAGCGAGACGGCCTGGGGAAACCCGGTCGTGACGCCGGCGCTCATCGACCGGGTGAAGGCGGCGGGATTCAGAACGATCCGCATCCCGGTCTCCTACCTGGGAAACATCGGGGCGGCCCCCAACTACACGATCAACTCCGCCTGGTTGAACCGGATCCAGGAAATCGTCGACTACGCCTACAGCCGGGGCTTGTACGTGCTGGTCAATATGCACGGCGACGGCTACAAGACCATCACCGGCTCCTGGTTGATCTGCGACTCGTCGAACCAGACGGCCATCAGGGACAAGTATCAGAAGGTGTGGCAGCAGATCGCCACCAGGTTCCAGAGCTACAGCGAGCGCCTGATCCTCGAGTCCATGAACGAGGAATTCGACGGGCAGTGGGGCAACCCGACCCAGCCGTGCTATTCGAACATCAACGCCTACAACCAGATCTTCGTGGACACGGTACGCAGGTCCGGCGGGAACAACACCTCGCGCTGGCTGCTCATCCCCGGCTGGAACACCAACATCGACTACACGGTGGGCAACTACGGTTTCGCGCTGCCGACTGACCAGTACCGGGCGTCGACCGTCCCCGCGAACGAGCAGCGGCTCATGATCTCCGTGCACTACTACGACCCCTGGGACTTCGCCGGTGAGGAGAACGGCACCATCACCCAGTGGGGACCGGCCGCCACCACGCCGTCGCGGAAGTCGACCTGGGGCCAGCAGGACTTCATGGACGCGCAGCTCAAGAAGATGCGCGACACGTTCGTCGCGCGCGGCTACCCGGTGTTCGTCGGTGAGTACGGATCCGTCGACAAGACGTCGGCGGACCCGACGAACAACAGGTACCGCGCGGACTACGCCCGCACCCTGGTGTCCACCGCCAGGAAGTACGGGGCGGCCACCGCCTACTGGGACAACGGTTACAACGGGGCGTACGGGTTCGGGCTGTTCAACCGCGGCTCCACGACGGTCACCCAGCAGGGCGTCATCGACGCCATCATGAGCGGCGTCGGCGGCGCCCCGACGACGCCACCGACCACCACCCCGCCGCCCACGACCACCCCGCCCACGACCACCCCGCCCACGACCACCCCGCCGACCACCCCGCCGCCGTCGGGCGGAGGCGCCTGCTCGGCGTCCTACACGCTGACCGGCCAGTGGCAGGGCGGCTTCCAGGCCGAGGTGAAGGTGACCGCGGGCGCTTCGGCGATCAACGGGTGGACGGTGACCTGGACGTTCGCCGACGGGCAGCAGGTGACGCAGGCGTGGAACGCGACGGTGACCGCCAGCGGATCGGCGGTGACCGCCCGCAACGTCAGCTACAACGGCGCGATCGGTGCCGGCGGCAGCGCGACCTTCGGCTTCCTGGGATCGTCCGGCGGCGCCAACCGCGTGCCGTCGTTGTCCTGCGCGGCCGGCTGA
- a CDS encoding glycosyltransferase: MAVVVPAHDEQASLPGCLASVRGALRHLAVRSEVIVVADDCADETATVARRLGATVVTVRARNVGRARAAGMAYALRHGPRDLWLATTDADTRVPRRWAGWHLRHARAGADLLLGTVRVHDWAHRSEQVRTRFEIRYRQDVTDAGHRHVHGANLGCAATAYERLGGFADLRHGEDHDLVERARRRALRVVADAACPVRTSARRRARAPHGFAGYLDALDDSPPVVGGRA, from the coding sequence GTGGCGGTCGTGGTGCCCGCCCACGACGAGCAGGCGTCGCTGCCCGGCTGCCTTGCCTCGGTCCGCGGCGCGCTCCGTCACCTGGCGGTGCGATCGGAGGTGATCGTCGTGGCCGACGACTGCGCCGACGAGACGGCCACCGTCGCCCGCCGACTCGGCGCCACGGTGGTGACGGTACGGGCCCGCAACGTCGGCCGGGCGCGCGCCGCCGGCATGGCGTACGCGCTGCGCCACGGCCCGCGGGACCTGTGGCTCGCCACCACCGACGCGGACACCCGCGTGCCCCGCCGCTGGGCCGGATGGCACCTGCGCCACGCCCGCGCCGGCGCCGACCTGCTGCTCGGCACCGTGCGCGTCCACGACTGGGCGCACCGCTCCGAGCAGGTCCGCACCCGGTTCGAGATCCGCTATCGACAGGACGTGACCGACGCCGGCCACCGGCACGTGCACGGCGCGAACCTGGGCTGCGCCGCCACCGCCTACGAACGGCTGGGCGGCTTCGCCGACCTGCGCCACGGTGAGGACCACGACCTCGTCGAGCGGGCCCGCCGGCGGGCCCTGCGGGTGGTCGCCGACGCCGCCTGCCCGGTGCGGACCAGCGCCCGCCGACGTGCGCGGGCCCCGCACGGCTTCGCCGGCTATCTCGACGCCCTCGACGACAGTCCTCCGGTCGTCGGCGGCCGCGCCTGA
- a CDS encoding acyl-CoA dehydrogenase family protein, giving the protein MATGDERTAEAFRAAVLTGRLDLPSPGAGRTAERFRRFVELGRADPALARLGEGHADALAILAELGVPIDPAWRREPWGVWAAAPATLTATRDGGRWRLTGDRPWCSGAGLLSRALVTATADDGVRLFAVEVGGPGVTPLAGTWPAVGMAASDSRTVRFDDVPATPVGGPGRYTARPGFWHGGVGVAACWYGGAVGVADTLCAAARRRPLGPHALAHLGAVDAALVAARAVLSAAAAEIDAHPTRDADRLAHQVRATVEATASTVVDRVGRALGAGPLCQDADHARRVADLTVYLRQSHAEADLAHLGELVTAAGDPGW; this is encoded by the coding sequence ATGGCCACGGGAGACGAGCGGACGGCGGAGGCGTTCCGCGCCGCCGTGCTCACCGGCCGCCTCGACCTGCCGTCGCCCGGCGCCGGACGGACCGCGGAGCGGTTCCGGCGCTTCGTCGAACTCGGCCGCGCCGACCCGGCCCTGGCCCGCCTGGGGGAGGGGCACGCCGACGCGCTGGCGATCCTCGCCGAGCTGGGCGTGCCGATCGACCCGGCGTGGCGCCGCGAACCGTGGGGCGTGTGGGCCGCCGCCCCGGCCACCCTCACCGCGACCCGGGACGGCGGCCGGTGGCGGCTGACCGGGGACCGGCCCTGGTGCTCCGGGGCGGGCCTGCTCTCCCGGGCGCTGGTGACCGCCACGGCCGACGACGGGGTACGCCTGTTCGCGGTCGAGGTCGGCGGCCCCGGGGTCACCCCGCTGGCCGGCACCTGGCCCGCCGTCGGCATGGCCGCCAGCGACAGCCGGACGGTCCGCTTCGACGACGTGCCCGCCACCCCGGTGGGTGGACCCGGTCGCTACACCGCGCGGCCGGGCTTCTGGCACGGCGGGGTGGGCGTGGCCGCGTGCTGGTACGGCGGAGCCGTCGGCGTCGCCGACACGCTGTGCGCCGCGGCGCGCCGCCGTCCCCTCGGCCCGCACGCCCTGGCGCACCTCGGGGCGGTCGACGCGGCCCTGGTCGCCGCCCGCGCCGTGCTGTCCGCCGCCGCCGCCGAGATCGACGCGCATCCCACCCGGGACGCCGACCGGCTGGCCCACCAGGTACGGGCCACCGTCGAGGCCACCGCCTCCACGGTCGTCGACCGGGTCGGCCGGGCGCTGGGGGCGGGCCCGCTGTGCCAGGACGCCGACCACGCCAGGCGGGTCGCCGACCTGACCGTCTATCTGCGGCAGAGCCACGCGGAGGCGGACCTGGCTCATCTGGGCGAGCTGGTGACCGCGGCCGGGGACCCCGGATGGTGA